The Anaerolineae bacterium genome contains a region encoding:
- a CDS encoding B12-binding domain-containing radical SAM protein, whose product MRVALINPRFRLPIDTRTTPHLGLAYLGAVSEERGDEVRIFDADVEDQPLTEFLQEFRPHIVGITANTPQVKQAWRTAAAVKQVLDIPVVIGGPHPSVVSENLDFESLEHGIDIVVRGEGEATWVEVCNVVESFLRDQPTFSTAALMDPAKELWKGVLGISYKTSDGQLHRNPDRPAIKDLDSLPWPAYHLFKMERYTNLQPAIDHVDGARSFSILTSRGCPYRCTFCSQSIMPIKWRARSPENVLEEWRHLVRDLGAEEIGVLDDSANIRMDRLHVLADLLIANRLNHVPWIFVNGIRANLATKELLAKLKQAGLKRTAFGVESGDPEIMRSIEKHITIETIEQAFQNAKAVGLETIGFFIIGLPGDTRETMQRTIDFACKLDPLVANFSMMTPYPGTKVYEIAKTKGRLLMEDWEDYVFFEGRARYELGDLTAELQEEMWKKAYRQFYLRPHRILMTISRKDFWLNYSRTFRVAWRVIFPRREKTELRKELKAQGAI is encoded by the coding sequence GTGCGCGTCGCGTTAATCAACCCACGGTTCCGTTTGCCGATTGACACCCGTACTACGCCCCACTTAGGGTTGGCCTACTTGGGCGCGGTGTCCGAAGAGCGTGGTGACGAGGTCCGCATCTTCGACGCCGATGTGGAAGACCAACCGCTGACGGAGTTCTTGCAGGAGTTTCGTCCGCACATCGTGGGCATCACCGCTAATACTCCCCAGGTCAAACAGGCGTGGCGGACGGCGGCTGCCGTTAAACAGGTGCTGGACATCCCCGTGGTGATCGGCGGCCCTCACCCCAGCGTGGTGTCTGAAAACCTTGATTTCGAGTCGTTGGAGCACGGGATTGACATCGTGGTGCGCGGCGAAGGCGAGGCGACTTGGGTCGAGGTCTGCAACGTGGTAGAATCTTTCCTGCGCGATCAACCGACCTTCTCCACTGCGGCGCTGATGGATCCGGCTAAAGAGCTGTGGAAGGGTGTGCTGGGCATTAGCTATAAGACCAGCGATGGCCAGCTTCACCGCAATCCGGATCGCCCGGCCATCAAAGACCTGGACAGCCTGCCCTGGCCCGCGTATCATCTTTTTAAGATGGAACGCTATACCAACCTGCAGCCGGCGATTGATCACGTGGACGGGGCGCGCTCTTTCTCCATCCTGACTAGCCGCGGCTGCCCATATCGTTGCACTTTCTGTTCTCAGTCCATCATGCCGATTAAGTGGCGGGCACGCAGCCCGGAGAATGTGCTAGAGGAATGGCGACATCTGGTGCGTGATCTAGGGGCAGAGGAGATCGGCGTATTGGACGACAGCGCCAACATCCGTATGGATCGGCTGCACGTCTTGGCCGACCTGCTGATCGCAAATCGTCTCAATCACGTACCATGGATCTTTGTGAACGGTATCCGCGCTAACCTGGCCACGAAAGAGCTCCTGGCCAAGCTCAAACAGGCGGGGCTCAAACGGACGGCCTTCGGTGTGGAATCCGGCGATCCAGAGATCATGAGGTCTATTGAGAAACATATCACCATCGAGACCATTGAGCAGGCCTTCCAGAACGCTAAGGCCGTCGGGTTAGAGACGATCGGCTTTTTCATCATCGGCCTGCCGGGTGATACCCGCGAGACGATGCAACGCACGATCGATTTCGCTTGTAAGCTGGATCCGCTGGTAGCCAATTTCTCGATGATGACCCCCTATCCAGGCACTAAGGTCTACGAGATCGCTAAGACTAAGGGGCGTCTTCTGATGGAAGATTGGGAGGACTACGTCTTCTTCGAGGGCCGTGCCCGTTATGAGTTGGGCGATTTAACGGCGGAGCTACAGGAGGAGATGTGGAAGAAGGCCTATCGCCAGTTCTACCTACGCCCGCATCGCATCCTCATGACCATCAGCCGCAAGGATTTCTGGCTGAACTACAGTCGCACGTTCCGCGTGGCCTGGCGGGTGATCTTCCCTCGTCGGGAGAAGACCGAACTGCGCAAGGAGCTGAAAGCCCAAGGGGCGATTTAA
- a CDS encoding B12-binding domain-containing radical SAM protein, protein MRVLFVEKQIDYEPQGIMSLSACLKAAGHEVALAIAAQEDPIQVAREFEPDIVGYSVMTGSQRWYQELNLRIKAALKDKAPFSVFGGPHPTFFPEFIEEPGVDGICVGEGEGPIVDLANALGNGGLKPDIPNWWFKIEDEIVRNPVRPLIRDLDSLPMPDRELIYSKHLPTRQSPIKHFMGSRGCPYNCTYCFNHAYYQIYKREKRGNQRSVDHVIQEVKWVRERYPLEQVVFLDDLFIIYDDWLEEFAEKWPKEVGLPFFCNVRANLIVKGPHKVELLRKAGCHCVSMGIEAANDRIRTELLKRRMTKEEMIQAGRMFREAGIHITATNILGLPTSTLEDDIETMRLNAAARISYAHAFLFQPYPGTELGQFTQDNGLMEGTFDDISSIAWERSILIFENEAEKRQVEHLQRLFAIGVEFPWLEPVIRWLIKLPHNRVVDTIFWWVHKLFKGYAIYHRVHPIKMNPLSLLRTAIHYMRMEA, encoded by the coding sequence GTGCGCGTCCTTTTCGTCGAAAAGCAGATCGACTACGAACCTCAGGGCATCATGTCGTTATCGGCTTGCTTAAAGGCGGCAGGACACGAGGTCGCTTTGGCCATCGCCGCCCAGGAAGACCCGATCCAAGTAGCTCGTGAATTCGAGCCCGATATCGTCGGCTACTCGGTCATGACCGGCTCCCAGCGCTGGTATCAGGAGCTCAACTTACGCATTAAAGCTGCGCTGAAAGACAAGGCTCCCTTCTCAGTGTTCGGTGGTCCACATCCCACGTTCTTCCCTGAGTTTATTGAGGAGCCGGGCGTAGATGGGATTTGTGTAGGCGAGGGGGAAGGCCCGATTGTAGACCTGGCGAATGCGCTGGGCAACGGTGGCTTAAAGCCGGATATCCCGAACTGGTGGTTCAAGATCGAAGATGAGATCGTGCGCAATCCCGTTCGACCGCTCATCCGAGATTTGGACAGCCTTCCTATGCCCGATCGGGAGCTGATTTACAGCAAGCATTTGCCCACCCGCCAATCGCCGATCAAACACTTCATGGGCTCCCGCGGCTGCCCCTACAATTGCACCTACTGCTTCAACCACGCGTACTACCAGATCTATAAGCGCGAGAAACGGGGGAACCAACGGAGCGTGGATCACGTTATACAGGAAGTGAAGTGGGTCCGAGAGCGGTATCCCCTGGAGCAAGTGGTGTTCCTGGACGACCTGTTTATCATCTACGATGATTGGTTGGAGGAGTTCGCCGAGAAGTGGCCCAAGGAGGTGGGATTGCCTTTCTTCTGCAACGTGCGCGCCAATCTGATCGTGAAGGGGCCTCACAAGGTTGAGTTGCTGCGCAAGGCGGGTTGCCATTGCGTGAGTATGGGCATCGAAGCGGCGAACGATCGAATCCGCACAGAGCTGCTCAAGCGGCGCATGACCAAGGAGGAGATGATCCAGGCCGGCCGCATGTTTCGCGAGGCTGGCATCCACATCACGGCGACGAACATCCTGGGCTTGCCCACGAGCACTCTGGAAGACGACATCGAGACCATGCGGCTGAATGCGGCTGCTCGCATCTCGTACGCTCACGCTTTTCTGTTCCAGCCCTACCCTGGGACGGAGCTGGGGCAGTTCACCCAGGATAACGGCCTGATGGAGGGGACTTTCGACGATATCTCCTCCATCGCCTGGGAACGCTCGATCTTGATCTTCGAAAACGAGGCAGAGAAACGCCAAGTCGAACACTTGCAACGGCTTTTCGCCATCGGCGTCGAGTTCCCCTGGCTAGAGCCCGTCATCCGCTGGCTGATCAAGCTGCCGCATAATCGGGTGGTAGACACCATCTTCTGGTGGGTACACAAGCTCTTCAAGGGGTACGCGATTTACCATCGCGTGCATCCTATCAAGATGAATCCTCTGAGCCTGCTCCGAACGGCCATTCACTACATGCGCATGGAAGCCTGA
- a CDS encoding B12-binding domain-containing radical SAM protein, which translates to MRVLLASPESKVWNSRQHIHMGLGYLAGALRAAGYPVEIYDAAVEKEPLADVLRRGRYDVVGISSPTPLIKEAWEAARVAKSTGAVTILGGPHLTLQPEESMQRPEVDLVVRGEGEDTIVEIMQALELDAGVQASSTAPRLFEHKAWSEILGLSYRRVNGNGGAIVHNPPRPLRPDLDNIPFPAHDLFKIEQYTNLQPLTDGLIPGSRSYTIVTSRGCPFKCTFCSKPITGDTWRMRSVDNVIAEWRWLVRDLKATEIGITDDIWNRDLKRAKELCRRLIAEGLNTVPWVTVHGMKVNYTDLELFQLMKAAGAKRVGFGVESGDQEILNKIIRKGQTLDMVRQAFRDAKAAGLQTMGFFIFGMPHETEETMEKTIRFALELEPDLAHFMIAAPYPGTRLWEMLHEEGAEIFSHDWGDLAIQDDKAHFQMGELTAELVERKWHEAYRRFYLRPRRLARRLFQWDTWRRAPERIRDAKRFFLYNRRRHASLASPHPPEWQGKAARRLG; encoded by the coding sequence ATGCGGGTCCTTCTGGCCAGTCCTGAGTCGAAGGTTTGGAACTCGCGCCAGCACATCCATATGGGGCTAGGGTATCTGGCCGGTGCCCTACGGGCGGCCGGTTATCCGGTGGAAATCTACGATGCTGCCGTTGAGAAGGAGCCGCTGGCCGATGTCCTGCGCCGCGGCCGTTATGACGTGGTCGGCATCTCATCGCCGACGCCGTTGATTAAAGAGGCGTGGGAGGCGGCGCGCGTTGCTAAGTCCACCGGGGCGGTGACCATTTTGGGCGGCCCGCATCTGACTTTGCAGCCAGAGGAATCCATGCAGCGCCCAGAAGTGGACCTGGTGGTGCGCGGCGAAGGCGAGGATACCATCGTCGAGATCATGCAGGCGTTAGAGTTAGACGCTGGTGTACAGGCATCCAGTACGGCTCCTCGCCTCTTTGAGCATAAGGCTTGGTCAGAAATTTTGGGGCTATCCTATCGCCGCGTTAACGGGAACGGCGGTGCGATCGTTCATAATCCGCCACGGCCGCTCCGTCCTGATCTGGACAACATCCCGTTTCCTGCCCATGATCTGTTCAAGATCGAGCAATATACGAATCTGCAACCTCTGACGGATGGGCTGATCCCGGGCTCGCGCTCATACACCATCGTCACCAGCCGTGGGTGTCCTTTCAAATGCACCTTCTGTTCGAAGCCCATCACCGGCGATACCTGGCGCATGCGTTCCGTGGACAACGTGATCGCGGAGTGGCGTTGGCTGGTGCGGGATTTGAAGGCGACCGAGATCGGCATCACCGACGACATCTGGAACCGCGACCTCAAGCGGGCTAAGGAGTTGTGTCGCCGCCTCATCGCCGAGGGGCTGAACACAGTGCCATGGGTGACCGTGCACGGCATGAAGGTCAATTACACGGACCTAGAGCTCTTCCAGTTAATGAAGGCGGCCGGAGCCAAGCGCGTCGGCTTCGGCGTGGAATCGGGCGATCAGGAGATCCTGAATAAGATCATCCGCAAAGGTCAGACGCTGGATATGGTGCGGCAGGCGTTTCGCGATGCCAAGGCGGCCGGCCTGCAGACCATGGGCTTCTTCATCTTCGGGATGCCCCATGAGACCGAGGAGACGATGGAGAAGACTATCCGGTTCGCTTTGGAGCTGGAGCCAGACCTGGCGCATTTCATGATCGCTGCGCCATATCCCGGCACCAGGCTGTGGGAGATGCTGCATGAGGAGGGGGCAGAGATCTTCTCCCACGATTGGGGTGATCTCGCTATCCAGGATGATAAAGCCCATTTTCAAATGGGAGAGCTGACGGCGGAGCTGGTCGAGCGAAAGTGGCATGAGGCCTATCGCCGCTTTTACCTGCGTCCCCGCCGGTTGGCGCGCCGATTGTTCCAGTGGGATACCTGGCGAAGAGCGCCAGAACGGATTCGAGATGCCAAGCGCTTCTTTCTCTACAACCGACGCAGACATGCATCCCTGGCTTCACCTCATCCCCCAGAGTGGCAGGGCAAAGCGGCGCGTCGGCTGGGGTGA